The segment TGGTGACGTTGGTATATCCCATATCCATCAGGGTCTTGCCGCTTAGCGCCGCCTGACCGCCCGCGCCACAGATCAGATACAACTCTGCATGCTGTTCAAAAATCGGGTTGTGAAAGTCCTTCATTGCGGGGTCGGCGCGAAATTCGATCATGCCGCGCGGAATCCGGTGCGCCCCTTTGATGGTGCCGGTTTTGGCGATGTCAGCACTGTCGCGCACGTCAATGAACGCGCCCGTTCCGTTGTTATACTTCTCGATCGCCTCTGCGGCGTTCAATGTCGGCACAACGGCGTTTGCGGCATCAAGATAGTCTTTTGCAGTCATCATGGTCTGTATTTCCTCTTATTGCTATTCCATGATGTAGGCCTGACCGACGGCCCTGCAATCACAGGGCCTCCCCTTTCTTGCGCAACTCTTCAAACAGGTCCTGATAGATCGTGCCGGAATCTCCCCCGCCAAAGATCGCAGCGCCCCCGGTGTAGGCGGTACCATATGTCTTGGCGACGGTGATGGTCTGAACCAGCCCCGACAGGAACTGATCCTTTTCCAGCGGTGACAGCGGGTGAATAAACACCCCCCACAACCGCCCGTGCGCCACCGCGTATCGCGCATCCAGTGCGGCATCA is part of the Sulfitobacter geojensis genome and harbors:
- a CDS encoding rhodanese-like domain-containing protein, producing MMTAKDYLDAANAVVPTLNAAEAIEKYNNGTGAFIDVRDSADIAKTGTIKGAHRIPRGMIEFRADPAMKDFHNPIFEQHAELYLICGAGGQAALSGKTLMDMGYTNVTNIGGFPGWKEAGGPVEAG